A single genomic interval of Cucumis sativus cultivar 9930 chromosome 7, Cucumber_9930_V3, whole genome shotgun sequence harbors:
- the LOC101210130 gene encoding phenylcoumaran benzylic ether reductase Pyrc5: MENKSKILFVGGTGYIGKFIVEASAKAGNPTYLLVRESTLSDPSKSDLLNKFKSLGVYFATGDLYDHESLVKAIKEVDVVISTVGAGQLADQVKLIDAIKEAGNVKRFLPSEFGNDVDRSNAVEPAKSVFGIKVGIRRATEAAGIPYTYVSANFFDGYFLPSLSQPGATSPPRDKIVILGDGTAQSIFNKEDDIGAYTIKAVDDPRTLNKTLYIRPAGNIYSFNDLVALWEKKIGKSVEKIYVPEEQVLKNIEEAPLPVNVILAISHSAFVKGDHTNFEIEPSFGVEATKLYPEVKYTSVDEYLDQFV; this comes from the exons atggaaaataaaagcAAGATTTTGTTTGTCGGAGGCACTGGCTATATTGGTAAGTTCATTGTGGAGGCAAGTGCTAAGGCTGGAAATCCAACCTATCTTCTTGTTAGAGAGTCCACTCTTTCTGATCCATCCAAATCTGACCTCCTCAACAAGTTCAAGAGCTTGGGAGTCTATTTTGCCACT ggtGATTTGTATGATCATGAAAGTCTAGTTAAGGCTATAAAAGAGGTGGATGTGGTGATTTCCACTGTTGGTGCTGGTCAATTGGCCGATCAAGTTAAGCTCATTGATGCCATCAAAGAGGCTGGCAATGTTAAG AGATTTCTGCCATCGGAATTTGGAAATGATGTGGATCGTAGTAATGCTGTAGAGCCAGCAAAATCAGTATTTGGTATAAAGGTTGGAATCCGTCGGGCTACAGAGGCAGCAGGAATTCCCTACACTTATGTTTCTGCCAACTTCTTTGATGGCTACTTTCTTCCTTCCTTGTCTCAACCAGGAGCTACCTCTCCCCCAAGAGATAAAATTGTTATCTTAGGGGATGGAACTGCACAAT CAATATTCAACAAGGAAGATGACATTGGAGCTTATACAATCAAAGCTGTGGATGATCCAAGAACTTTGAACAAGACCCTTTACATTAGACCAGCTGGTAACATCTACTCTTTCAATGATCTTGTTGCTCTTTGggagaaaaaaattggaaaatctGTTGAGAAAATCTATGTTCCTGAGGAACAAGTCTTGAAGAACATCGAAG AGGCTCCACTTCCTGTGAATGTGATATTAGCAATTTCTCACTCAGCATTTGTGAAGGGAGATCATACTAACTTTGAAATTGAACCATCATTTGGAGTGGAAGCTACAAAATTGTATCCAGAAGTTAAGTATACATCTGTGGATGAATATCTTGATCAGTTTGTTTAA